AAGGCGATCCGCCTGCCTTCCACTACACTCGGGCCCATCGCGCCACGCGAAGGAAGGAGGCTCCCATGCGGCTGCGTCGAACCATGATCGCCTTGGCGGCGGTGACCCTCACCGCCTGTCAGTCCCAGGGCGGCAAGCAGGAGCAACCCCAGGGCGGTGGGGGCGGGCAATCCCACACCACCCAATCCCAGCACGAGCGCTCGGGGGTCGCCAAGAACCAGCTGCGTTCGGAAGGGGTCGCCACCCCGAGCGCCGCGAGTCCCAAGCATCCGAGCGCGACGCCCTATGCGAAGCCCGGCAAGCCCCTCGCGCCCAACAAGGCGAGCAATCAGCGCGATCAGCGCTGAACTCTCGGCCTCGAATCAGCGGGTCGTCTCCTCGCCGGTCGGGGATAGGACCTCGCCGGTGTAGTAACGCGCGTCGCTCGAGGCGAGAAAGACGTAGCTGGGCGCGAGCTCGGCGGGCTGGGCGGGGCGCTTCCAGAGGCTCTCGTCGCCGAAGTGCGCGACCTTCTCGTCGGGGCGGGTCGAGACGATGAGCGGCGTCCAAACCGGGCCCGGCGCTACGCAGTTGACCCGGATCCCCCGAGGGGCGAGTTGCTTGGAGAGCGACTTGGTGAAGTTGTGCATGGCGGCCTTGGTCGCCGCGTAGTCGATCAGCGTCGGGCTGCCTACCAGGCCCGTCACCGAGCCCGTGTTCAAGATGACGCTGCCCGCCTCCATCTGCGGGAGGGCCGCCTGCGTCAGCCAGACGGCCGAGAAGAAGTTGGTCCGGAAGGTCGTCTCGAGCTGCTCGGGGGTGATGCCGGTGAGGTCAGCCTGCTCGGTGTGGCGGCCGGCGTTGTTGACCAAGAGGTCCAGCCCCCCGAACTCCTCGACCACCTGCTGGATGACCTCCTTGCAGTGGGCGGGGTTCGAGAGGTCGCCCTGGATGGCGAGCCCCTTGCGGCCGGCCTTGCGCACCCAGCGCAGGGTCTCCTGGGCGTCGTCGTGCTCGTTGTAGTAGGCGATCGCGACGTCGGCCCCCTCGCGGGCGAAGGCGATCGCGATCGCCCGGCCGATGCCGCTGTCGCCGCCGGTCACGAGGGCTTTGCGCCCGAGCAGCTTGTTGGCGCCTTGGTAGCTCTCTTCGCCGTGGTCGGGGGTGGGCCGCATCTTGGCCTCGTGGCCCGGCCAGGGCTGGGCTTGGGGCGGCTTCTCACCCTTGGCTCGGGTCTCGGAGAGCGGATTGGGATTGACGGAAAGCCCCTGTTTCTCACGCGACGGGTCGGTCATCTTGCGCTCCTTCTTCGGAAGGGCCCGGCGAGCCCTCTTTCCGGTGGGCGGGGGCCCGGACGCGCGGCATGGTAGGGGATCAGGCCCGAAAGAACAGGCGCCAAGCTTTTCTTAGCAAGCAGATTGGAGATCCTTAATCTTTTTGCTATAATCAGGGCGTCAGTCATAGGGATTGTACTGAGAGCCGACCGTGATGCCGGCTCGACTCGCAGGACGGTGGCCTACCACCCCCGGGCGGGTCCGAACGAAAGCCGCACGGCGACCCTATTCGCCGCGCATGTAGGAGGAAAAACCTTTGCCGCTTCTTAAGGAAACCAAGTCCTCGATCATCGCCGAGCACAAGCGTAACGACGCTGACAACGGCTCGCCCGAGGTCCAGATCGCGCTCCTGACCGCCAAGATCGAGCAGCTCAGCGAGCACCTGACCCGCAACAAGAAGGACTTCGCGTCGCGTCGCGGCCTTCTCAAGATGGTCGGTCAGCGTCGTCGCCTTCTGGCTTACCTCATGAAGAACGACCTGGATCGCTACCGCGCGATCATCGGCAAGCTCGGCCTTCGTAAGTAAACGAGCGACGCCAAAGCCGGTCCCCCTCTCGGGTGGCCGGCTTCGCATCTTAGAACGGATCCTCCCCTCGTCTCGCGGACGGAGGAGCCACTTTGGAAAGTGAAGAGAAGAGAGTTAGAACCATGAGCAACGAAGTGAAGACTTATCGTTACCAGCTCGGCGACCACGACATCTCGATGACCTTCGGCAAGTACGCCAAGCAGGCGAGCGGTGCCGTCCTGGTCCAGTCGGGCGGCACCTCCGTGCTGGTGTCGGCGACCATGTCGAAGTCCCCCCGCGAGGGCATCGACTTCTTCCCCCTGCTGGTCGATTACGAAGAGAAGATGTACGCGGTCGGCCGCGTCCCCGGCAGCTTCATGCGCCGCGAGGGCCGCGCCTCCGAGAACGCCATCCTGGCCGGGCGTCTGATCGACCGTTCGATCCGCCCCCTCTTCCCGAACGGCTTCCGCAACGACGTGCAGGTCGTCGCCTACGTGCTGTCGAGCGACCAGAACATCCAGCCCGACGTGCTCGCCATGCTCGGCGCCTCGGCGGCTCTGATGGTCTCCGACATCCCCTTCGCTGGCCCCATCGGTGGCGTCCGCGTCGGCCGCATCAACGATGAGTGGGTGATCAACCCCACCTTCACCGAGACCGACGAGAGCGACATGGACCTGGTGGTCGCGGGTACCGCGGACGCCGTCATGATGGTCGAGGCCGGCATCAAGCTCGTGCCCGAAGCCGAAGTGCTCGAGGCGATCGAAGTGGGCTGGGACGCGGTGCGTGAGCTCTGCGCCTGGCAGGAAGAGATCGTCAAGGAGATCGGCAAGCAGAAGCTCGACGTCAAGCCCGCCGAGCTGGATGCGCGCCTGGTCGAGTTCGCCAACCAGTACATGGCCCGCATGACCGAGGCCCTCCAGAACGCCGACAAGGAAGCCCGCCAGAAGAACGTCGACGCGCTCTCGACCGAGATCCGCGAAGCGCTCGTCGGCCAGCCCGAGGACAGCGAGCTGGGTCAGCTGATTGCCGCCAAGCCCAAGCTCGTCGGCGACGTGCTCTACTACCTCGAGAAGAAGATCCTCCGCAAGCTCGTCACCGAGCAGGGCATGCGCATCGACGGCCGCAAGCTCGACGAGATCCGCCCCATCACCTGCGAAGTGGGCGTCCTGCCCCGCACGCACGGCTCGGGCCTCTTCGTCCGCGGTCAAACCCAGGTCCTCAACGTCTGCACGCTCGGTTCGTCGGGCGACGCCCAGAAGATCGATGGCCTCGACCCCATCACTTCCAAGCGTTACATGCACCACTACAACTTCCCCGGCTTCTCGACCGGTGAGGTCCGTCCCAGCCGCGGCCCCGGCCGCCGCGAGATCGGCCACGGCGCCCTCGCCGAGCGCGCCCTCCTGCCGGTCCTGCCGGACCCCAAGGAGTTCCCCTACGCGCTCCGCCTGGTCTCCGAAGCGCTCGAGTCCAACGGCTCGACCTCGATGGCCTCGACCTGCGGCTCGACCCTGTCCCTGATGGACGCGGGCGTGCCCATCAAGGCTCCGGTCGCCGGCGTGGCCATGGGCCTCATCAAGGAAGGCGATCGCTTCGCCGTCCTCACCGACATCCAGGGCATCGAGGACCACCTCGGCGACATGGACTTCAAGGTGACGGGCACCCGCGACGGCATCACCGCCCTCCAGATGGACATCAAGATCCACGGCATCTCGCTGGAGGTCATGGAGATCGCGATGGAGCAGGCGCGCAAGGGCCGCCTCTTCATCCTCGACAAGATGCTCGCGGCTATCCCCCGTCCGCGCACCGAGCTCAGCGAGTTCGCCCCGCGCATCATCACCCTCAAGATCAACCCCGACAAGATCGGCACCCTGATCGGCCCCGGCGGCAAGATGATCAAGCGCATCGTCGAAGAGACGGGCGTCAAGATCGACATCGAGGACGACGGCTCGGTCTTCATCACGACCTCCGACGCCGTCGGCGCCGATGCCGCCGTCGCGTGGGTCAACCGCCTCTGCAAGGACGTCGAGGTCGGTACGGTCTACAAGGGTAAGGTCACCCGCATCCTCAACTTCGGCGCCTTCGTCGAGATCCTTCCCGGCAAGGAAGGCCTGATCCACATCTCGCAGCTCGCCCCCGAGCGCGTCGCGAAGGTGGAAGACGTGGTCAACATCGGTGACCAGGTCGTGGTCAAGGTCGTCGAAGTCGACAGCCAGGGGCGCATCAACCTGACCAAGAAGGGCGTCGCGCCCGAAGAGGTCGAGAAGATGATGGCCGGCGCCGCCAAGTAGCGCCTGCGGCTTTTGCTTTAGGCACCCGTACCAAGAGAAGCAGGAGGGCATTCGCCCTCCTGCTTCTTTTTTGGCCAGATGCGATAAGATAGTGGGAATAACCACGCTGCGCGATTTTGAGGAAATGGAATGGAACAAAAGCACGTGCTGCCCAACGGGGTGAGGGTCTTGCTCGAGGAAATCCCCCACGTGCGCTCGGCTTCGGTCGGGTTCTGGATGGACACGGGTTCCAAGAACGAGACGGCCGAGAACAACGGCATCTCCCACTTCATCGAGCACATGCTCTTCAAGGGCACCCGCACGCGCTCGGCCCTCGATATCGCCCAGTCCCTCGAGGACAAGGGCGGCAGCCTCAACGCCTTCACCGACAAGGAGAACACCTGCTTCTACGCGCGTGTGCTCGACGACCAGGTGCCGCTCGCGATCGACGTGCTGTCGGACATGCTGCTCAACTCG
The nucleotide sequence above comes from bacterium. Encoded proteins:
- a CDS encoding SDR family oxidoreductase, which gives rise to MTDPSREKQGLSVNPNPLSETRAKGEKPPQAQPWPGHEAKMRPTPDHGEESYQGANKLLGRKALVTGGDSGIGRAIAIAFAREGADVAIAYYNEHDDAQETLRWVRKAGRKGLAIQGDLSNPAHCKEVIQQVVEEFGGLDLLVNNAGRHTEQADLTGITPEQLETTFRTNFFSAVWLTQAALPQMEAGSVILNTGSVTGLVGSPTLIDYAATKAAMHNFTKSLSKQLAPRGIRVNCVAPGPVWTPLIVSTRPDEKVAHFGDESLWKRPAQPAELAPSYVFLASSDARYYTGEVLSPTGEETTR
- the rpsO gene encoding 30S ribosomal protein S15, with protein sequence MPLLKETKSSIIAEHKRNDADNGSPEVQIALLTAKIEQLSEHLTRNKKDFASRRGLLKMVGQRRRLLAYLMKNDLDRYRAIIGKLGLRK
- a CDS encoding polyribonucleotide nucleotidyltransferase, with translation MSNEVKTYRYQLGDHDISMTFGKYAKQASGAVLVQSGGTSVLVSATMSKSPREGIDFFPLLVDYEEKMYAVGRVPGSFMRREGRASENAILAGRLIDRSIRPLFPNGFRNDVQVVAYVLSSDQNIQPDVLAMLGASAALMVSDIPFAGPIGGVRVGRINDEWVINPTFTETDESDMDLVVAGTADAVMMVEAGIKLVPEAEVLEAIEVGWDAVRELCAWQEEIVKEIGKQKLDVKPAELDARLVEFANQYMARMTEALQNADKEARQKNVDALSTEIREALVGQPEDSELGQLIAAKPKLVGDVLYYLEKKILRKLVTEQGMRIDGRKLDEIRPITCEVGVLPRTHGSGLFVRGQTQVLNVCTLGSSGDAQKIDGLDPITSKRYMHHYNFPGFSTGEVRPSRGPGRREIGHGALAERALLPVLPDPKEFPYALRLVSEALESNGSTSMASTCGSTLSLMDAGVPIKAPVAGVAMGLIKEGDRFAVLTDIQGIEDHLGDMDFKVTGTRDGITALQMDIKIHGISLEVMEIAMEQARKGRLFILDKMLAAIPRPRTELSEFAPRIITLKINPDKIGTLIGPGGKMIKRIVEETGVKIDIEDDGSVFITTSDAVGADAAVAWVNRLCKDVEVGTVYKGKVTRILNFGAFVEILPGKEGLIHISQLAPERVAKVEDVVNIGDQVVVKVVEVDSQGRINLTKKGVAPEEVEKMMAGAAK